In Bacteroides coprosuis DSM 18011, the following are encoded in one genomic region:
- a CDS encoding hypothetical protein (KEGG: pdi:BDI_3527 hypothetical protein~SPTR: Putative uncharacterized protein;~IMG reference gene:2504107630~PFAM: OmpA family): MRKTIIIFVILITSTVTYGQTLLNGQVEVAKKEIVKEGDLVAVDLLLDLSKLEIKSNQLYELTPSFVSDSNKEELPKIQIVGRNKELFLKRNEKNPYGYRIRRKNRKSQEYHYQVVVPHQEWMNRSTFVMDEDQCGCNSVVLASAQNSITSVDLIQEFIPSLVFIKPEAEVKNRNEIGKAYLDFQVGKTHILETFRNNPTELAKVNQLFDEINKDENLTIKGIAIHGYASPEGSYSLNSKLASERAQAFKQYLTSKHHFKGYEIQVDSTPEDWEGLRKYVVNSTINDKEAILSIIDNAMDPDPKEWKLKATYPEQYRELLQNCYPALRRSEYIIDYTVRAFSVEEAKVLLKTKPQLLSLEEMYLIAQTYEVGSDEFQEVFDIAVRMYPKDPIANLNAANISLSKKNLEDAQRYLDRVEGDRAEKIHAQGVLEAMKGNLQEAKKLFEKAEQLGISEARENLEKIK; the protein is encoded by the coding sequence ATGAGAAAGACAATAATAATATTTGTAATATTAATTACTTCGACTGTAACCTATGGGCAAACTTTACTTAATGGTCAAGTTGAAGTTGCGAAGAAAGAGATTGTTAAAGAGGGAGACTTAGTCGCTGTAGATTTGCTTTTAGACTTATCTAAATTAGAGATTAAGTCTAACCAGCTCTATGAATTAACTCCATCTTTTGTGAGTGATAGTAATAAAGAGGAATTACCTAAAATACAAATCGTAGGTAGAAATAAAGAACTCTTTTTAAAAAGGAATGAAAAAAATCCCTATGGATATAGAATTCGTCGCAAAAATAGAAAAAGTCAAGAGTATCACTATCAGGTAGTGGTTCCTCATCAAGAGTGGATGAACAGGTCTACCTTTGTGATGGATGAAGATCAATGTGGCTGTAATTCTGTCGTATTGGCATCTGCCCAAAACAGCATAACTAGCGTTGATTTAATCCAAGAGTTTATTCCATCTCTGGTATTTATAAAACCCGAAGCAGAGGTTAAAAATAGAAATGAAATAGGTAAGGCCTATTTGGATTTCCAGGTTGGTAAAACTCATATATTGGAGACTTTCAGAAACAACCCTACCGAGTTGGCTAAGGTCAATCAACTCTTTGATGAGATTAATAAAGATGAAAACCTTACCATCAAAGGGATTGCAATTCATGGATATGCATCACCAGAGGGATCTTATAGCTTGAATAGTAAGCTCGCTTCAGAGCGTGCTCAGGCTTTTAAACAATACCTCACATCAAAACATCACTTTAAAGGATATGAAATCCAGGTTGACTCTACTCCTGAAGACTGGGAGGGTTTGCGTAAATATGTAGTAAACTCTACAATTAATGACAAAGAGGCCATCCTTTCAATTATTGATAATGCCATGGATCCCGATCCGAAAGAATGGAAGTTGAAGGCAACTTATCCAGAGCAATACAGGGAGTTACTTCAGAATTGTTATCCAGCACTGAGAAGGTCGGAGTATATTATAGATTATACAGTACGTGCCTTTTCTGTAGAGGAAGCTAAGGTGTTACTTAAGACAAAACCTCAACTATTAAGTTTAGAGGAGATGTATCTTATTGCTCAAACTTATGAAGTGGGAAGCGATGAGTTCCAGGAGGTTTTCGATATAGCTGTTCGCATGTATCCTAAAGATCCAATTGCCAACTTAAATGCTGCAAACATCAGCCTCTCTAAAAAGAATTTAGAAGATGCTCAAAGATACCTAGATCGGGTAGAAGGTGATAGAGCCGAGAAGATTCATGCACAAGGTGTATTGGAAGCAATGAAAGGTAATCTGCAAGAGGCAAAAAAACTCTTTGAAAAGGCAGAGCAATTGGGAATATCTGAGGCAAGAGAAAATTTAGAGAAGATAAAATAG
- a CDS encoding hypothetical protein (KEGG: pgi:PG2135 putative lipoprotein~SPTR: Lipoprotein, putative;~IMG reference gene:2504107626), translating into MNKIKLYLVVLLAIAFSSCIGEELVEEKGSSNKELILTLAYSNQIANGVTASSRATEVKDGEDLLNENRIEKVDIFFYTEAGELTWHVEPTAMRIEDGEDHTKKLTLRATKEIASELNNKKYKLVVLVNGPDRGEITDKPYNELQQKVYTKNLDATERQRPLDLFLMDGEKETGTIKLDEEPYNLGNVELSRAAAKIRVLINKIEVDGYKAGTPTLKLVTYAGKTALLGGKPLKAPTYKTTTEQNLIKGNKIPYTTNYPLYSFENDWKEDDSKMTYLLLKIPFSDTTEKKEADYYYRVPIYYSIDSNNSFSIKRNHLYEVNIDIERLGASTEELPVELSGKIDVEPWKEIDAVHAQLHKANYLVVKETELDMMNVAEKKIEYISNSTLKVKDSTLKAHYFEYDTNGNSQKVELKGESLPKISFTESDGKTFIQINKEVPNNYAPLYIEFTVQNEGGLEEKVNIVQYPPRYITGINPSDKRYYKGTEGNPKSNTTLFTVTTVVPVEGDIIGDPTDVVSGKTGTDELSNKIISPQFIIASQLGVTYQRYLDKDEYNNKGRLLGESGETRCSKYWERNYGDNSEVVLDGVQYLGKWRLPTKAEIEYIQRIQRDPNSSVKSLLEGEKYWSAYHHAYFNFKTGKWPNAYEYSKAHIRCVFDIYKSEPTKQ; encoded by the coding sequence ATGAATAAAATAAAATTATACTTGGTAGTACTATTAGCTATTGCTTTTAGTTCCTGCATAGGAGAGGAACTTGTTGAGGAGAAAGGTTCTAGTAATAAGGAGCTGATTTTGACATTGGCCTATTCCAATCAGATAGCTAATGGGGTAACAGCAAGTAGTCGCGCAACAGAGGTGAAAGATGGAGAAGACCTCTTGAATGAAAATAGAATAGAGAAAGTAGACATCTTCTTTTATACGGAAGCAGGAGAACTAACTTGGCATGTAGAGCCCACTGCTATGAGAATAGAAGATGGAGAGGATCATACTAAAAAACTAACATTAAGAGCTACCAAAGAGATAGCTAGTGAGCTGAATAACAAAAAATATAAACTGGTAGTTTTGGTTAATGGACCTGATCGCGGAGAGATAACGGATAAACCCTACAACGAGTTGCAGCAGAAGGTATATACTAAGAACTTAGATGCAACAGAGCGTCAGCGTCCTTTAGATCTTTTTTTAATGGACGGGGAGAAAGAGACTGGGACTATAAAGCTTGATGAGGAACCTTATAATCTTGGAAACGTAGAACTCTCTAGAGCGGCTGCAAAAATTAGAGTACTAATAAATAAGATAGAGGTCGATGGTTATAAAGCTGGAACTCCTACTTTAAAGCTGGTTACTTATGCTGGAAAAACAGCTCTTTTAGGTGGTAAACCTCTAAAAGCACCTACATACAAAACTACAACAGAACAAAATTTAATAAAGGGGAATAAAATCCCCTATACTACAAACTACCCTCTTTACTCCTTTGAGAACGATTGGAAAGAGGATGATTCAAAGATGACTTATCTGTTGCTAAAAATTCCTTTCTCAGATACAACAGAGAAAAAAGAGGCAGATTACTATTATCGTGTCCCAATCTATTATAGTATTGATAGCAACAACTCCTTTTCTATAAAAAGAAATCATCTTTATGAGGTAAATATAGATATAGAGCGCTTAGGTGCTTCTACAGAAGAACTTCCTGTGGAATTATCGGGAAAAATTGATGTAGAACCTTGGAAAGAGATAGATGCTGTTCATGCACAACTTCATAAGGCAAATTATTTGGTTGTGAAAGAGACTGAGTTGGATATGATGAATGTGGCTGAAAAGAAAATAGAATACATCTCTAACTCTACATTAAAAGTGAAAGACTCTACCTTAAAAGCTCACTATTTTGAGTATGATACGAATGGAAATTCGCAAAAGGTCGAATTAAAAGGTGAATCTCTACCCAAAATTTCGTTTACTGAAAGTGATGGAAAAACTTTTATTCAAATTAACAAAGAGGTTCCTAATAATTATGCACCTCTATACATCGAATTTACTGTACAAAATGAGGGTGGGCTAGAAGAGAAGGTAAATATCGTGCAATATCCTCCGCGCTACATTACAGGTATTAATCCGTCGGATAAAAGATATTATAAAGGAACAGAAGGTAATCCAAAGAGTAATACCACTTTATTCACAGTTACCACTGTTGTGCCTGTTGAGGGCGATATCATTGGTGATCCTACAGATGTTGTTAGCGGTAAAACAGGAACGGATGAGCTTTCGAATAAGATCATATCTCCTCAATTTATTATAGCTTCACAGTTAGGGGTTACTTACCAAAGGTATTTAGATAAAGATGAGTACAACAACAAGGGCAGATTGTTAGGTGAAAGTGGGGAGACTCGTTGTTCAAAGTATTGGGAGAGAAATTATGGAGATAATAGTGAAGTTGTACTTGATGGTGTACAATATCTTGGGAAATGGCGCCTTCCTACCAAAGCCGAAATAGAATATATTCAAAGAATACAGAGAGATCCAAATTCTTCTGTTAAGAGTTTATTAGAAGGAGAAAAATATTGGAGTGCTTATCACCATGCCTATTTTAATTTTAAAACCGGTAAATGGCCGAATGCATACGAATACTCTAAAGCTCATATCCGCTGTGTTTTTGATATCTATAAATCTGAACCTACGAAACAATGA
- a CDS encoding hypothetical protein (KEGG: pgn:PGN_0183 minor component FimC~SPTR: Putative uncharacterized protein;~IMG reference gene:2504107627), translating into MKNSNSIIALCLALFSFFSCVGEESDKSMPAEKVYLSTRVGTVNQDNVASEDYVSEVRVMAFQADDGACVKNELLTFNGNNQPTAEQNRSDQITLLSGTYDFLFIANESSYNYNTSFKEALLNIRHIVQLEDEVFTTLKYEPTSDSEQGKGILMSAFYPGVLLEEKGENESVIIQDVELLRAFAKIEIQFHNKVGEENFKEITKVSFHNVPKHYTVPAANQDYLSIYPDKFTSFEKAITFTEEEYKKETIGSVVFYVPEFLRYKDNKVEKYMDITIEGIGFLPHQIRLAHQHFEDYKQPRTLSTELLSTTTVLRNTHYKVDVNLTASRDLESVLKVLPWQFLKSEISYTDPSWTLFKIEVGGKDVIDQKEISLKSGEEAKVTFELDEPSGAIWKASLTNGRFFEFTDPTTTTGLAGTEYTFSIKASQDWNGSFNYTEFYISVNGEELKLREDGVGIGNRYVFKQVE; encoded by the coding sequence ATGAAGAATAGTAACTCAATAATAGCTCTATGTTTGGCTCTTTTTTCTTTCTTTTCCTGCGTAGGGGAGGAGAGTGATAAAAGTATGCCTGCAGAAAAAGTGTACCTATCTACTCGGGTAGGAACTGTTAATCAAGATAACGTAGCATCCGAGGATTATGTATCTGAGGTAAGAGTTATGGCTTTTCAAGCCGATGATGGTGCTTGTGTAAAGAATGAGTTGCTTACTTTTAATGGAAACAACCAACCCACTGCAGAACAGAATAGATCAGATCAGATAACTTTATTGTCTGGTACTTATGATTTTCTTTTTATAGCCAATGAAAGCAGCTACAACTACAACACATCATTTAAAGAAGCTTTATTAAATATACGTCACATTGTTCAGTTAGAAGATGAGGTGTTTACTACATTGAAGTATGAGCCAACAAGCGATAGTGAACAAGGAAAAGGTATTTTAATGTCGGCGTTTTATCCAGGTGTACTGCTAGAAGAGAAGGGGGAAAATGAGTCTGTTATAATACAAGATGTAGAACTACTGCGAGCTTTTGCTAAAATAGAGATTCAATTTCATAATAAAGTAGGAGAGGAAAATTTTAAAGAGATTACCAAAGTCAGTTTTCATAATGTGCCCAAACATTATACGGTTCCAGCAGCAAACCAAGATTATCTATCGATATATCCCGATAAATTTACCTCTTTCGAAAAAGCTATAACATTTACTGAGGAGGAATATAAAAAAGAAACTATAGGAAGTGTTGTCTTTTATGTCCCTGAGTTTTTGCGTTACAAAGACAATAAAGTGGAAAAATACATGGATATAACCATTGAAGGTATAGGCTTTTTACCCCACCAGATTAGGTTAGCCCATCAGCATTTTGAAGATTACAAGCAACCCCGCACACTCTCTACTGAGCTGTTATCTACTACTACTGTTCTTCGCAATACACATTATAAAGTAGATGTGAATTTAACCGCTTCCAGAGATTTGGAGAGTGTCTTAAAAGTGTTGCCATGGCAGTTTTTAAAATCAGAAATATCCTATACAGACCCTTCATGGACGTTGTTTAAAATAGAGGTCGGAGGAAAAGATGTTATAGATCAAAAAGAGATTTCTCTTAAGTCGGGAGAGGAGGCAAAAGTAACCTTTGAGTTAGATGAGCCATCGGGGGCTATATGGAAAGCCTCTTTGACCAATGGGCGTTTTTTTGAATTTACAGACCCAACTACAACTACTGGTTTGGCTGGTACAGAATATACTTTTAGCATAAAAGCGTCTCAAGATTGGAATGGCTCTTTCAACTATACGGAGTTCTATATATCGGTTAACGGAGAAGAGTTAAAGTTGCGAGAAGATGGGGTAGGAATTGGTAACCGATATGTGTTTAAACAAGTAGAGTAA
- a CDS encoding hypothetical protein (KEGG: bth:BT_2660 hypothetical protein~SPTR: Putative uncharacterized protein;~IMG reference gene:2504107631~PFAM: Protein of unknown function (DUF3575)), producing MRQKKFRFTLVVAIILLLPTIGVKAQNVAIKTNLLYDATATFNGGVEFTMGKKWTMDLSANYNPFTFSDNKKWKHWMVQPEARYWFCEKWNGHFFGVHANGGQYNVGNLNSSLKFLGVNLKKLKDNRYEGWFLGGGVSYGYSWMLSKHWNFEAEIGVGYAYFDYDKYKCEKCSDKLSEDKKSYVGPTKAALNLVYIF from the coding sequence GTTGTGGCGATAATATTACTACTTCCCACAATAGGTGTCAAAGCACAAAATGTAGCTATTAAGACAAATCTACTTTATGATGCAACCGCTACTTTTAATGGAGGAGTTGAATTTACTATGGGTAAGAAGTGGACTATGGACTTGTCTGCAAACTATAACCCTTTTACTTTTAGCGACAACAAAAAGTGGAAACATTGGATGGTTCAACCAGAAGCTAGATACTGGTTTTGTGAAAAATGGAATGGCCATTTCTTTGGAGTACATGCTAATGGTGGTCAGTATAACGTAGGAAACTTAAATAGTTCTTTGAAGTTTTTGGGTGTAAATCTTAAAAAACTTAAAGATAATCGTTACGAAGGATGGTTTTTAGGAGGAGGAGTCTCCTATGGATACTCATGGATGTTGTCTAAACATTGGAATTTTGAAGCTGAAATAGGAGTGGGTTATGCCTACTTTGATTACGATAAATACAAGTGTGAAAAATGTAGTGATAAACTTAGTGAGGACAAAAAGAGTTATGTTGGACCAACTAAGGCTGCATTAAATCTGGTGTATATATTTTAA
- a CDS encoding protein of unknown function DUF1812 (InterPro IPR014941~KEGG: bfr:BF2127 hypothetical protein~PFAM: Protein of unknown function DUF1812~SPTR: Putative uncharacterized protein;~IMG reference gene:2504107628~PFAM: Protein of unknown function (DUF1812)), with translation MNSYKKIKEVALLCIVGASILLSSCIKEDFDDCNYQLRLLYDYNMDYVDLFSKQASRVNLFVFDDEGVFIKEIEKPVSNQLSAFYMDVDVPFNRSYNFLAWSGLYDEYYTLNQKMKAGVTHIDDVELSLTELNNEILSKELPPLWFGRIQDKVGSLGSGVMPLTKNTNKIRIAMRILPTVETDLKLVKEKFNFYIQSSNTSYNSTNQVLSEKPFKYAPYYAENDEKGFIVELNTLRLMANRENLLVITDPETDEVRFTMDLNEYLDDLRFLSNNKLSLQEFMDREDEYAMIFFFGGKDDMFSSLSVEINGWLVRKQDVNE, from the coding sequence ATGAATAGTTATAAAAAAATAAAAGAAGTAGCCTTACTTTGTATTGTAGGTGCAAGCATCCTTCTCTCTTCTTGTATTAAGGAAGATTTCGATGACTGTAACTATCAGTTGCGTTTGCTATACGATTACAATATGGATTATGTTGATCTATTTTCTAAGCAAGCAAGTCGGGTAAATTTATTTGTTTTCGATGACGAAGGAGTATTTATCAAAGAAATTGAGAAGCCTGTATCCAACCAGCTTTCAGCTTTTTATATGGATGTAGATGTACCATTTAACCGCTCTTATAACTTTCTTGCATGGTCTGGACTGTACGATGAATATTATACTTTGAATCAAAAGATGAAAGCAGGAGTTACACATATTGATGATGTAGAACTCTCACTAACAGAATTAAACAACGAAATCCTCTCAAAAGAACTGCCTCCCTTATGGTTTGGAAGGATCCAGGATAAGGTAGGATCGTTGGGCTCTGGTGTTATGCCATTAACTAAAAACACCAATAAGATTCGCATCGCTATGCGTATTTTACCTACAGTAGAGACTGACTTGAAACTGGTAAAAGAGAAATTTAATTTTTATATACAAAGTTCAAATACCTCTTACAATAGCACCAACCAAGTGCTTTCCGAAAAACCTTTTAAATATGCACCTTATTATGCTGAAAATGATGAAAAAGGATTTATCGTAGAGTTAAACACCTTGAGATTGATGGCAAATAGGGAGAACCTACTGGTAATAACAGACCCAGAGACAGATGAGGTTCGCTTTACTATGGATCTCAACGAATATTTAGATGATTTAAGGTTCCTATCCAATAACAAACTCTCGTTACAAGAATTTATGGATCGAGAAGATGAATATGCCATGATCTTCTTTTTTGGAGGTAAGGATGATATGTTCTCCTCTTTATCTGTAGAAATCAATGGTTGGTTAGTTCGTAAGCAAGACGTGAACGAATAA